The genomic stretch AAATGCCAGGCACTGCCTGGCATTTATGAATTCTCTAATTGTTCTGTTCAAATCGTTTACTACTTGTTGTTGATGCATTGCGAATACATCGAGTAACGAACAGTCTTGAGCGTGCCCTGGGAGTCCTCGAAGGTCATCAACCGTGGATAGACCTGGCAGGTACGGGGGTCCTGCGACTGACGTACGAATTTCGCAACGTCTATCTTCATGCCATATTTGTAATCCTGAATCTCTGGCATTGGCTTGCCATTTTTCTCCGCGTACTTGGCCACTGCGGTCTGGTGTTCCTTGGTGTATTGAAGCTGCTTGCTCTCGGAGAAAGTGTTGGCCTGCGAAGCCACCGAGAAAACAACAAGTGCAGCAGCGATAATTAGCTTTTTCATAAAACCCTCTCAATTTCAAAACTTCTCGGGCGTAACCTTAGCAATGCATAGGCATCACCGGCATGACGAGAAACTTACAATTTTGAAAGGTAAGTGCATCTACTTCACTTTAAACAAAAAAGCCCACAACACGTGTTGTGGGCTTCTCTTTAGCGGAGGCTGTTAGCTAACCACTTCGGCCTCGTCGCCGTCTTCATCCTTGCGGTGTGCCCAGTGATACAGGGCAGGCAGTACCAGCAAGGTCAGTGCGGTGGAGGACAGGATCCCGCCAATCACCACCGTCGCCAATGGCCGCTGAACTTCGGCACCGGTGCCGGTGGCCAAAGCCATCGGGATGAAGCCCAGGGACGCTACCAAGGCTGTCATCAGAACAGGTCGCAGACGGGTCAATGCACCTTCATCGACTGCCTGTCTGAGCGTTCGTCCCTCCTCCCTTAGCCCGCGGATGAAGGCAATCATCACCAGGCCGTTCAGTACTGCAACGCCGGACAGTGCAATGAAGCCGACACCTGCCGAGATCGACAGTGGGATGTCCCGCAGCCACAACGCCACAACACCACCGGTGAGTGCGAATGGAATACCGGTGAAGACCAGCATGCCGTCCTTCAGGTTGTTGAACATCAGGAACAACAAGGTCATGACCAGCAGCAAGGCGACTGGAACAACGATCTGCAGGCGTTTGGCAGCCGACTGCAGCTGCTCGAACTGGCCCCCCCAAGTCGTCCAGTAGCCCGCAGGGATTTGCACCTTCTTGTCCAGCGATGCGGTCGCCTCCTCAACGAAGGACCCCAGATCGCGGCCTCGAACGTTGGCGCTGACGATAACCAGACGTTTGCCGTTCTCGCGGCTGATTTGGTTCGGGCCCAGTTGCAGGTCCAGATTGGCGACCTGGGACAGCGGGATGAAGCCGATCTGATTGGCACCCTGTGCCGCATTGGCAGGTACCGGGATCAGCAAGCTGGACATACCCGCTACGTCGGTGCGAACGGTCTCTGGTAGGCGTACTACCATGTCGAACCGACGGTCGCCCTCATACAGCGTGCCGGCCTGACGGCCACCCACGGCGATAGCGATCGAGTTCTGAACATCCGCGATGTTCAGGCCGTAGCGTGCTGCTTTTTCGCGGTCAATGTTGATGGTCAGCACCGGCAGGCCGGATGTCTGCTCAACTTTCACTTCCGATGAGCCCGGGACCGCTTTGAGCGCTGCCGCGATCTTGTTGGCGGTGTTGTTGAGCACGTCCATGTCATCGCCGAAGACTTTCACAGCGACGTCACTACGCACGCCCGAAATCAGCTCGTTGAAACGCAGTTGGATTGGCTGCGACAACTCGTAGTTGCTTCCTGGAACACCCGCTGCGGCCTTCTGCACTTCAGCAATCAGCTCATCACGAGGCTTCTTCGGGTTAGGCCACTGATCCTGAGGCTTGAGCATGATGTAGGCGTCAGAGGCGTTCGGCGGCATCGGGTCAGATGCAATTTCTGCGGTACCCGAGCGTGCGAACATCCGCTCAACTTCAGGCACCTGCGCAATCACCGCTTTCTCCAGACGCTGCTGCATCTCGACAGATTGAGTGAGGCTCGTTCCAGGCACACGCATGGCCTGCATCGCAAAGTCACCCTCACTGAGGCTTGGGATGAACTCGCTACCCATACGACTTGCCAGCAAACCACTGAGCACGACCAAGGCTACTGCGGCCGAGAAAGCGATGTTCCGATGTCCCAGCACCCATTGCAGAACCGGTTCATAGCGCAGTCGAGCTGTGCGCATGACCACGCCTTCCTCTTCCTTCACCTTGCCAGTGACGAACATGGCAATAGCTGCAGGAACAAAGGTAACGGACAGGACCATTGCACCCAGCAGCGCCATCACAACGGTGAAGGCCATCGGGTGGAACATTTTGCCTTCGACGCCGGTGAGGGCGAAGATCGGCAGGTACACCACCATGATGATCAGCTGACCGAAGATCAGCGGCCGGCGAGCTTCTCGCGCCGCGGCAAAGACCTCGTGGAAGCGTTCGGTTTTGGTGAGCATGCGGCCATGCTTATGTTGCGCATGAGCCAGTCGACGGATCGCGTTTTCTACAATAACCACGGCACCGTCGACGATGATGCCGAAGTCGAGTGCCCCCAAACTCATTAAGTTGGCACTGACCTTGTTGTTGAACATGCCTGTGAAGGTGAACAGCATGGACAGCGGAATCACCATCGCGGTGATCAGAGCCGCACGGATGTTGCCGAGGAACAGGAACAGAATGGCGATAACCAGGATCGCGCCTTCCACCAGGTTCTTCTTCACCGTCGCGATGGCTTTTTCAACCAGGTTGGTACGGTCGTAAACAGTCACAGCCACCACGCCCTTTGGCAGGGTGCGGTTGATGTCCGCCAATTTGGCGGCGACAGCTTGAGATACGGTGCGGCTGTTTTCACCAATCAGCATGAACACGGTACCGAGCACGACTTCGCGGCCGTTCTCAGTAGCAGCACCTGTACGGAGCTCTTTACCGATGCTGACGTCAGCAACGCTGCTGATGCGAATCGGTGCACCATCCACACTGGTGATCACGATGTTGGCGATGTCTTCGATATTGCCTACCTGACCCGGTGCACGGATGAGCAACTGTTCACCATTACGCTCGATGTAGCCGGCACCGACGTTGGCGTTGTTACTTTCCAACGCTGCGACCAGGTCATTGAGTGTCAGCTTGTAGGTAGCCAGGCGCTTTGGATCCGGCGCAACCAGGAACTGCTTGGCATAACCGCCGATGGTATTGATCTCGGCCACACCCGGGACGTTACGCAGCTGAGGCTTGATGATCCAGTCCTGGATCACGCGCAGGTCGGTCGGGGTGTACGGCGTACCGTCCTCTTTGACCGCGCCATCTTCGGCTTCAACAGTCCACAGGAAGATCTCGCCGAGGCCGGTAGATACCGGACCCATGACGGCCTCTACACCTTCTGGCAGCTGTTCCTTCGCAACCTGCAGCCGCTCGTTGATCAACTGGCGGGCAAAGAAGATGTCAGTGCCATCCTTGAAGATCACGGTGACCTGAGACAGGCCAGAGCGAGACAGGGAACGGGTCTGCTGAAGGCCCGGGAGACCGGCCATGGCCGTTTCAACTGGAAACGTGATCCGTTGTTCGGTTTCCAAGGGCGAGTAACCAGGCGCTGCAGTGTTGATCTGCACCTGGACGTTGGTGATATCGGGTACCGCATCGATGGGCAGCTTTTGATAGCTGTAGATACCGATACCCGCCATGATCAGAACGGCGATCATTACTACGATGCGCTGCTCGATGGCGAATCTGATGATACGTTCAAACATGAGAAATCATCCTGTCAGTTCGCATCAGTGACCGTGTTCGGCAGAAGCTTTGCCGAGCTCGGACTTGAGTGTGAAGCTGCCACTGGTTGCTACCTGGGCGCCGGCTTCAATACCGTCGATGATTTCCACGTACCCATTGTCGCGGCGACCCAGTTTTACCGGGCGGGTGTCAAAGCCATCTGGGGTGCGTACGAATACCGAAGGTTTGTCTTCAACGGTCTGCACAGCGTGCTCAGGGACCGCTACGGCAACTCGATCGGTCTGGGAGGTGACCGCAATGTTTACGAACAGGCCTGGACGCCAGGCGCCGTTGGGGTTGGTCAAGGTGACGCGGACAGTAGCTGCACGGTTTTGCTCGCCCAGCAGGCTGCCGACATAACCCACCTTCCCTTCGACCTCGACGTTCATGTCAGGCGAAGAGACTTTCACTGCACGGCCAGTCGTGACCTTGCCCAGATCTGTCGGCGGAACTGCGAAGGTCGCCCAGACCTGATTCAGGTCGGAAAGGATGAAGGCGTTGGTCGCCTCGCTGACGACTTCGCCGACGGTCAGGTGTTTCTCCACTACCACGGCGTCGAAGGGAGCGCGGAGCTCGTAACGATTACCGCCAACGGAGTTAACCGAGGCACCGATTGCGCCGACCTTCTGCTTGGCGTTGGCCAAGGAGATCTCCGCTTCTTGCAGCGCTTGGCGTGCTTGGAGGTAGTCTTGCTCTGCAGAGATCTTGTCCTGCCACAGTTGCTTCTCACGTTCGAAGGTCACACGCGCCAGTTCGACGCGACGCTGTGCGGCCTGTTGTTCGCTGCGCAGGTCAGAGATCTGCTGGCTGGCGATTACCGCGAGGACTTGCCCTTTCTTGACCGTCTCGCCCAGGTTGGCCTGGACAGCCTCAACAACGCCAGGAACACGAGGAACCACGTGGGCAGTACGATCTTCGTCGAAGCGAATTTCGCCAGGGAAGCTCACGACGGTACCGAGGTCACGAGGCGCTGCAGCTTCCAGGGCAACACCAGCGGCCTTGATCTGTTCAGCGCTGAGCGTCAGCTTGCCCTCTTCTTCACCGCCCTCTTCGCTGTGGCCTTCTTCACCATGGCCCTCATCACCTTCCTCTTTGGCGGCAGATGCGGCTTTCTTTTCGTCGCCATGGCCATCGTTAGCGCCATGCTCGGCAGTACTGGCGGCCTGCTGTCCGGAACTGTTGTTCCAGGCAAGGCTGCCAAATCCGAGGGCTGCCACAGCGGCTACCGCGAGGGCGATCTTGCGTTTGTTATCCATTGCTACTCCTGCTGATCGTAGGCACCGGCTTGTTCAAGGCTGTGTGCCGAAGAAAATGTTTGGCCCGTTCAGCGAGTGCCGGCGGTTGAGCCGACTTCGCCATAAACCCTTTCCACCTGCGCACGCGCATTGGTCGCCGCTGCCAACGATTCGAGGTATTGGCCACGAGCGACGATCAAGGTGCGCTGGGCATCCAGCACTTCGATGAAACCGAATTTGCCCATCTCGAAGCCGCGGGTTGCGGTCTCTACGGCTTGTTGGGCTGAAGGCAGAATGGTCTTGTCGTAGGACTCGACCTCCTGCATGGCGGTGGACCATTGGTTCAACGCGGTTTGGGTTTCGGTGCGCAGGCGCAGCTCAACAGCATTGCGCTGGTCCCGGGCCTGATCTGCACGACGAGAAGCGGAAAGAATGTTGCCCTGGTTACGATCGAACAGCGGCAAAGGGATAGACAGGCCCACAGTGTTGACCCGCTCGCGCACAGAGCGGTCGTACTGGCTACCTACACTGACAGTAAGGTTCGGGATACGCTGAGCTTTCTCTGAGCCGAGCGAGGCATCGCTCTTGTCTATCTGCACCACGGCCTGACGCATTTCTGCTGTTTGGTCGAGCTTAGCCAGCAGATCTTCAGTGCGAGGTGGCAAGCCCGGGGAGAGGGTTGGCGATTCGAGTCGATCAAACACGGTGACTGAGCTCCCGGTAATTTGAGCGAGCTGTTGGTAAGCGGTCGCTTTTTCCGTTTCTGCACGTCGAACTTGCAGCTGGGCTTCGGCCAGTTGCACTTGAGCGCGGGTCGCCTCCACTGGGGACGACTTACCTGCGCGAACACGGCCATCGACGATGCGAAGACCGCGCTCAGTCAGTTCGAGAGATTGCTTGGCCAGGTCGAGACCTGTCTGGGCCCGCAACGCGGCGTAAAAGGCTTGGACGACATCTGCACGCAGGCCGTTAACGCGACGGTCTAACTCAAGCTGTGCGGCGGTCTGCCCGTATGTGGCGACGTCAACACGAGCCCCCCGCTTACCGCCCAGCTCAAGGGTCTGGCTGAGAGAGACAGTCGTCTGGCTGGTGTTACGACGGGTGTCTTCCACGTCATACGAGATTGTGGGGTTGGGGATAAGCCCGGCCTGCTTGCGAGCACCATCAGCGATCCCAATTTCTTGCCTGGCCGCGGCCAGGTCTGGGTTGGCATCCATGGCCGTCGAAAGCGCCTGGGGCAAGCTGATGCTTTGGGCAAGGGCTGCAGGCGCCATCAACCCAGAGATGACTGCACAGAGTGCAGCGATCTTCCAGGGCGAGACGGGGGTCTTGGGTAAGACATTGCGGTTATACCGGGGCACTTTGATGGTCCTCGTGCACAAACTTCGATAAAGCTTGGCGAGAACGCCGAAACAGCTGCCAAGCCCCACTTGATTAGGTGATGGCACTCTAATGAGCGGTAGCTATCAGAGGGGTGGCTAGAAAATTACAATTTCGTAAGAAAGCTTTGTAATGCCCGTAAATACTGGGAAACCCAACCCGACACGATGATTTCGATACAAGCAACAGAGATGGCAAACACGCGGTGCGAAGGTGCCGAATAACAGGTAGATGACGAAATTGTAATTGTCCTATCACCCTCCCGTTATCTTCGGCCTGCAAATATGAGCTCGCGCTACGCTAGGCGCGCCGCCGGGTCAGAACAACTAACGACACCCGCGCCGGTAAACATAATAAAAACTGCCGTGAATCAAAGGAGCATCGGATGAAAATCAAAGTACCACTGTATTTGGCGGCAGTTTCTGCGCTGTCTGGAAGCTATGCTATTTCGGCACAAGCTGAAGACAAGCCAGAAGGCTTCATTGAAGGCAGCAGCCTTACAGTGTTGAACCGTAACTTCTACTTCAACCGTGATAACCGCGACAGCACCGCCCCCACTTACAACAGTGGCAAGGGCAATACGAACGGCTACTCCGAAGCCTGGGCGCACGCGATCATCAGCAAATTCAACTCCGGGTTTACCCAAGGTACCGTTGGCTTTGGCGTTGATGCCTTTGCCATGATCGGCCTCAAGCTCGACACCGGTGATGGGCGCAACGGCGGCCGTAGCTCCTTCGACGTGCTGCCCGTTGATAACAAGGGTGAAGCTCGCGACGAATACACCAAGGTCGGCGGCGCAGCCAAAGTCCGCTTGTTCGATACCATCGTGAAAGTGGGTGATGTCTTCCCATCGACCCCGGTCGTCGCATCGGGTGACTCTCGCCTGCTGCCAGAGAGTTTCCGCGGTGTGACCGTTGAGAACACCAGCATCCAGGGCCTTACCCTCCAGGGTGGTCGTCTGCATGCGATGAGCCAGCCGGTCTCAAGCAACCTGAACGACAACTTCGTGACGTTCTACGGCGGCCCGGTCAACTCGCCATGGATCGGTTACGGTGGCGGTGACTACTCGATCAACGACAACTGGACTGTGAGCGTCTACGCCAGCCAGCTGAAAGACGTCTGGAATCAGTACTACGCCGGCACAAGCGTGGTTTACCCGCTGAGCGACGATCTGGCGCTGATCGGTGGCTTCAACTACTACAAAGCCGTAGATGAAGGTAAGAAGCGCCTGGGTGAATTCGACAACAACATCTGGAGTGCCAAGGTCGGTGTGCGTTACGGTGCCCACACCCTGGCCCTGTCGCATCAGCGCAACAACGGCGACGACGATTTCGACTACCTGCGTCAGTCGGACTCGATTTTCGTCGACAACTCCATCCAGTACAGCGACTTCAACTCGCCGAAAGAGCGTTCCTGGATGCTGCGCTATGACCTGAACTTCACCAGCTACGGCATTCCAGGCCTGACGTTCATGACGCGCTACGCCAGAGGCTCGGGTGCGGATTACTCGAACGCTAACCAGTTCTACATGCGCACCGACGACAACGGCAACCCGCTCGACAATCAGAAGCGTTGGGAGCGTGACGTCGAAGTCAAATACGTTGTCCAAACCGGTCCGGCAAAAGATCTGTCCTTCCGGTTGCGCCAGGCAACCACGCGTGCCACTGCTTTCGAATCGGATCTGGATGAAACTCGTGTAATCATCGAGTACCCGCTTTCGATTCTGTAATTCGCTAACTGGGCCAGTTATCCATTGGCGGGTCCTGTTAGTAAAACGAGCATTACGCATTCACCTTGAGTGGCTTAAGTGCTCCTTTGGTAAAAGGTGGATATTTGGCGCCCATTGGGCGCCTTTTTTTTGCCTAAAATTCAAGTAGGCGTTCGATTGTACGCATCGCATGCCGGTGAAGTTCATGACTACACCAATGACCAGTCTCTTCAATGTGAGCGACCTCGCCGTCATCTGAGCGGAACGAAGCCAGCACAAAGAAGAAAATAACCCAATACTTCATAAGGTCAAATCACCTGCTGGAGAGAGGGCCCGCAACTGTCAAACCCAAACCGCGACAAGATATACCGCCAGACTATCAACTGTATTACCTAGAAATTACAAATCCGTCATTTGAGCCCCGGCACGCTCATTTTGATTTACCATCCCTTTCAATAATGCCGGCGCGCGTGCGCGGTTAATTGCTCAGTGATATCGAGACAAAATCCCATGCGAATTCTG from Pseudomonas putida encodes the following:
- a CDS encoding DUF2790 domain-containing protein, translating into MKKLIIAAALVVFSVASQANTFSESKQLQYTKEHQTAVAKYAEKNGKPMPEIQDYKYGMKIDVAKFVRQSQDPRTCQVYPRLMTFEDSQGTLKTVRYSMYSQCINNK
- a CDS encoding CusA/CzcA family heavy metal efflux RND transporter codes for the protein MFERIIRFAIEQRIVVMIAVLIMAGIGIYSYQKLPIDAVPDITNVQVQINTAAPGYSPLETEQRITFPVETAMAGLPGLQQTRSLSRSGLSQVTVIFKDGTDIFFARQLINERLQVAKEQLPEGVEAVMGPVSTGLGEIFLWTVEAEDGAVKEDGTPYTPTDLRVIQDWIIKPQLRNVPGVAEINTIGGYAKQFLVAPDPKRLATYKLTLNDLVAALESNNANVGAGYIERNGEQLLIRAPGQVGNIEDIANIVITSVDGAPIRISSVADVSIGKELRTGAATENGREVVLGTVFMLIGENSRTVSQAVAAKLADINRTLPKGVVAVTVYDRTNLVEKAIATVKKNLVEGAILVIAILFLFLGNIRAALITAMVIPLSMLFTFTGMFNNKVSANLMSLGALDFGIIVDGAVVIVENAIRRLAHAQHKHGRMLTKTERFHEVFAAAREARRPLIFGQLIIMVVYLPIFALTGVEGKMFHPMAFTVVMALLGAMVLSVTFVPAAIAMFVTGKVKEEEGVVMRTARLRYEPVLQWVLGHRNIAFSAAVALVVLSGLLASRMGSEFIPSLSEGDFAMQAMRVPGTSLTQSVEMQQRLEKAVIAQVPEVERMFARSGTAEIASDPMPPNASDAYIMLKPQDQWPNPKKPRDELIAEVQKAAAGVPGSNYELSQPIQLRFNELISGVRSDVAVKVFGDDMDVLNNTANKIAAALKAVPGSSEVKVEQTSGLPVLTINIDREKAARYGLNIADVQNSIAIAVGGRQAGTLYEGDRRFDMVVRLPETVRTDVAGMSSLLIPVPANAAQGANQIGFIPLSQVANLDLQLGPNQISRENGKRLVIVSANVRGRDLGSFVEEATASLDKKVQIPAGYWTTWGGQFEQLQSAAKRLQIVVPVALLLVMTLLFLMFNNLKDGMLVFTGIPFALTGGVVALWLRDIPLSISAGVGFIALSGVAVLNGLVMIAFIRGLREEGRTLRQAVDEGALTRLRPVLMTALVASLGFIPMALATGTGAEVQRPLATVVIGGILSSTALTLLVLPALYHWAHRKDEDGDEAEVVS
- a CDS encoding efflux RND transporter periplasmic adaptor subunit, translated to MDNKRKIALAVAAVAALGFGSLAWNNSSGQQAASTAEHGANDGHGDEKKAASAAKEEGDEGHGEEGHSEEGGEEEGKLTLSAEQIKAAGVALEAAAPRDLGTVVSFPGEIRFDEDRTAHVVPRVPGVVEAVQANLGETVKKGQVLAVIASQQISDLRSEQQAAQRRVELARVTFEREKQLWQDKISAEQDYLQARQALQEAEISLANAKQKVGAIGASVNSVGGNRYELRAPFDAVVVEKHLTVGEVVSEATNAFILSDLNQVWATFAVPPTDLGKVTTGRAVKVSSPDMNVEVEGKVGYVGSLLGEQNRAATVRVTLTNPNGAWRPGLFVNIAVTSQTDRVAVAVPEHAVQTVEDKPSVFVRTPDGFDTRPVKLGRRDNGYVEIIDGIEAGAQVATSGSFTLKSELGKASAEHGH
- a CDS encoding TolC family protein — its product is MPRYNRNVLPKTPVSPWKIAALCAVISGLMAPAALAQSISLPQALSTAMDANPDLAAARQEIGIADGARKQAGLIPNPTISYDVEDTRRNTSQTTVSLSQTLELGGKRGARVDVATYGQTAAQLELDRRVNGLRADVVQAFYAALRAQTGLDLAKQSLELTERGLRIVDGRVRAGKSSPVEATRAQVQLAEAQLQVRRAETEKATAYQQLAQITGSSVTVFDRLESPTLSPGLPPRTEDLLAKLDQTAEMRQAVVQIDKSDASLGSEKAQRIPNLTVSVGSQYDRSVRERVNTVGLSIPLPLFDRNQGNILSASRRADQARDQRNAVELRLRTETQTALNQWSTAMQEVESYDKTILPSAQQAVETATRGFEMGKFGFIEVLDAQRTLIVARGQYLESLAAATNARAQVERVYGEVGSTAGTR
- a CDS encoding outer membrane porin, OprD family, with the protein product MKIKVPLYLAAVSALSGSYAISAQAEDKPEGFIEGSSLTVLNRNFYFNRDNRDSTAPTYNSGKGNTNGYSEAWAHAIISKFNSGFTQGTVGFGVDAFAMIGLKLDTGDGRNGGRSSFDVLPVDNKGEARDEYTKVGGAAKVRLFDTIVKVGDVFPSTPVVASGDSRLLPESFRGVTVENTSIQGLTLQGGRLHAMSQPVSSNLNDNFVTFYGGPVNSPWIGYGGGDYSINDNWTVSVYASQLKDVWNQYYAGTSVVYPLSDDLALIGGFNYYKAVDEGKKRLGEFDNNIWSAKVGVRYGAHTLALSHQRNNGDDDFDYLRQSDSIFVDNSIQYSDFNSPKERSWMLRYDLNFTSYGIPGLTFMTRYARGSGADYSNANQFYMRTDDNGNPLDNQKRWERDVEVKYVVQTGPAKDLSFRLRQATTRATAFESDLDETRVIIEYPLSIL